One Sanguibacter keddieii DSM 10542 genomic window carries:
- a CDS encoding MFS transporter, with protein sequence MYSLLLAIIYIAFISLGLPDSLVGAGWPVMHQDLGVPVAYAGIVTMIIASGTIVSSLASERVTRRLGTGVVTAVSVGLTAAALVGFSVSGSFWVLCLWAVPYGLGAGAVDAALNNYVALHYAARHMNWLHSFWGLGASISPFIMSYALTSGQGWSSAYRIVGLTQVVLTFVLIVSLPVWGKAARSAPPGHDVAGGDEQATGLEPSGRGSTHVPLAEALRIPGVVLVLVAFFAYCALESTAILWAATYLVTDRGVDPATAAAFASLFLIGITGGRFLAGFFADRVGDRHLIRGGFVTVGLGVVMLALPLETDAPALVGLVAVGLGCAPIYPAIIHSTPVNFGRRSSQAIIGIQMAAAYTGSTLAPPAFGLVSTGVGMWTFPLFLAVLAALGLLMSERLNRLVGRRAQVDEVAPPS encoded by the coding sequence CAGGACCTCGGCGTCCCGGTGGCCTATGCCGGCATCGTGACCATGATCATCGCCAGCGGCACGATCGTGTCCAGCCTCGCCTCGGAGCGGGTCACCCGCCGCCTCGGCACCGGCGTCGTCACGGCCGTCAGCGTGGGGCTCACCGCCGCCGCCCTCGTCGGCTTCTCCGTCTCCGGCTCGTTCTGGGTGCTGTGCTTGTGGGCTGTCCCCTACGGGCTGGGAGCCGGCGCGGTCGACGCGGCCCTCAACAACTACGTGGCCCTGCACTACGCGGCCCGGCACATGAACTGGCTGCACAGCTTCTGGGGGCTGGGGGCGTCGATCAGCCCGTTCATCATGAGCTACGCCCTGACCTCCGGCCAGGGGTGGTCGAGCGCCTACCGGATCGTCGGTCTCACCCAGGTCGTGCTCACGTTCGTGCTGATCGTGAGCCTGCCGGTGTGGGGGAAGGCCGCCCGGTCGGCCCCGCCCGGGCACGACGTCGCCGGCGGTGACGAGCAGGCGACCGGACTCGAGCCGTCGGGCCGAGGCAGCACCCACGTGCCGCTCGCCGAGGCGCTGCGCATCCCCGGGGTGGTGCTGGTCCTGGTCGCCTTCTTCGCCTACTGCGCGCTCGAGAGCACGGCGATCCTGTGGGCGGCGACGTATCTGGTCACCGACCGGGGAGTCGACCCGGCCACGGCGGCAGCCTTCGCCTCGCTGTTCTTGATCGGCATCACCGGTGGACGGTTCTTGGCCGGGTTCTTCGCCGACCGGGTCGGCGACCGGCACCTGATCCGCGGGGGCTTCGTGACGGTCGGCCTCGGTGTCGTGATGCTCGCGCTCCCTCTGGAGACCGACGCGCCGGCGCTCGTCGGTCTCGTGGCCGTCGGGCTGGGGTGCGCACCGATCTACCCGGCGATCATCCACTCCACCCCGGTGAACTTCGGCCGACGCAGCTCGCAGGCGATCATCGGCATCCAGATGGCCGCCGCGTACACCGGTTCCACCCTGGCACCGCCGGCGTTCGGCCTGGTCTCGACCGGGGTCGGGATGTGGACGTTCCCGCTGTTCCTCGCCGTGCTGGCGGCTCTGGGCCTGCTCATGTCCGAGCGCCTCAACCGGCTCGTCGGACGCCGAGCACAGGTCGACGAGGTCGCTCCGCCGTCCTGA
- a CDS encoding MDR family MFS transporter: MSTEKTPVTEAPRAEAAPRIGWIYASLLLVMFLAALDQTIVGTALPTVVGELDGVNHMAWVVTAYVLAMTIAMPVYGKVGDLVGRKKLFLFAIAVFLLGSALCGVAQDMVQLIGFRALQGLGGAGLMITSQAILADLVPARERAKYMAPMGAVFGVASVAGPLLGGWLTDSVDWRWIFWVNLPLGVAAFAVAATMIHLPRRTSTARIDYLGIATMAVAVTGIVLVCTWGGTEYAWSSPTILGLGAVGVLATAAFLVVEHRAAEPIIPLALFRNRTFVVATTLGLFVGAGMFGALAYMPTFLQMAYGVNATESGLLLIPMTVGMLAGSLFSGAMVSKTGRYRVYPVVGTVIAAAAMLLLSRVSDQTGLWSVCGILALMGLGIGLFFQLLVLTVQNAVPPREIGTATSSNNFFREIGVTLGTAILGTVFASRLTSGLADVLSGTEGLDLPGATSLTPAIVRSLPDAVQSGVVDAYTDALIPLFAFLVPMFLAGSVVALFLPHIPLAGKADVEGALEGDVEPQDDVARAQG; this comes from the coding sequence GTGAGCACCGAGAAGACCCCCGTGACCGAGGCGCCGCGCGCCGAGGCCGCACCCCGCATCGGCTGGATCTACGCGAGCCTGCTGCTCGTCATGTTCCTCGCCGCCCTCGACCAGACCATCGTCGGCACCGCCCTGCCGACCGTCGTCGGCGAGCTCGACGGCGTCAACCACATGGCCTGGGTCGTGACGGCCTACGTGCTCGCCATGACCATCGCCATGCCGGTCTACGGCAAGGTCGGCGACCTCGTCGGGCGCAAGAAGCTCTTCCTCTTCGCGATCGCGGTGTTCCTGCTCGGATCGGCGCTCTGCGGCGTCGCGCAGGACATGGTCCAGCTCATCGGCTTCCGCGCCCTCCAGGGCCTCGGTGGTGCGGGCCTCATGATCACCTCGCAGGCGATCCTCGCCGACCTCGTGCCCGCCCGGGAGCGCGCCAAGTACATGGCGCCCATGGGTGCGGTGTTCGGCGTCGCGTCCGTCGCCGGCCCGCTGCTCGGCGGCTGGCTCACCGACTCCGTCGACTGGCGCTGGATCTTCTGGGTCAACCTGCCGCTCGGCGTCGCGGCCTTCGCCGTGGCCGCCACCATGATCCACCTGCCCAGGCGCACGTCGACCGCGCGCATCGACTACCTCGGCATCGCCACCATGGCCGTCGCGGTCACCGGCATCGTGCTCGTGTGCACCTGGGGCGGGACCGAGTACGCGTGGTCGTCGCCGACCATCCTCGGGCTCGGCGCGGTCGGTGTCCTCGCGACCGCGGCGTTCCTCGTCGTCGAGCACCGCGCCGCGGAGCCGATCATCCCGCTGGCGCTGTTCCGCAACCGGACCTTCGTGGTCGCGACCACCCTCGGCCTCTTCGTCGGGGCGGGCATGTTCGGGGCTCTGGCCTACATGCCGACCTTCCTGCAGATGGCCTACGGCGTCAACGCGACCGAGTCCGGCCTGCTGCTCATCCCGATGACCGTCGGCATGCTCGCCGGGTCGCTGTTCTCCGGCGCGATGGTGAGCAAGACGGGACGCTACCGGGTGTACCCGGTCGTCGGGACCGTGATCGCCGCTGCCGCGATGCTGCTGCTCTCGCGCGTCAGCGACCAGACCGGGCTGTGGTCGGTGTGCGGGATCCTCGCCCTCATGGGCCTGGGCATCGGGCTGTTCTTCCAGCTGCTCGTGCTCACCGTGCAGAACGCGGTGCCGCCGCGCGAGATCGGGACCGCGACGTCGTCGAACAACTTCTTCCGCGAGATCGGCGTGACCCTCGGGACCGCGATCCTCGGCACGGTGTTCGCCTCGCGCCTCACCTCAGGTCTGGCCGACGTGCTCAGCGGGACCGAGGGCCTCGACCTGCCCGGTGCCACGAGCCTGACCCCTGCGATCGTCCGGTCCCTGCCCGACGCGGTCCAGTCCGGGGTGGTCGACGCCTACACCGACGCCCTCATCCCGCTCTTCGCCTTCCTCGTCCCGATGTTCCTCGCCGGGAGCGTCGTCGCCCTGTTCCTCCCGCACATCCCCCTCGCCGGCAAGGCCGACGTCGAGGGTGCTCTCGAGGGGGACGTCGAGCCGCAGGACGACGTGGCGCGCGCTCAGGGCTGA
- a CDS encoding Gfo/Idh/MocA family protein, producing MSDSALPASATPAHGGPPGTTTTAERAAWEPIGHDRPVRAAIIGTGAVAHLHAQALALDPLAELVACSNRNAERREAFADRYAVPGRYETLEELLAAETVDVVHLCTPPDLHREQTLQAVAAGVHVVCEKPPALSLAELDDMQEACDEAGLAFAIIFQQRTGTGAAHVRDLLRSGALGRPLIAQCETLWYRGTDYYAVDWRGRWDTEGGGTTLGHGIHQMDLLAHLLGDWQEISAQTWRLDRETDMEDASTATILFRNGVVATAVSSTLCPRETSHVRVDCERATIEVEHLYGHATENWRITPAPVVPAEEAAGWAFPEEDEPSGHIPLIRETFRALREGTVLPDVASSARRPLEIVTAIYASADAGGRRITAAELRETGVLSRGLESTVRDPRAELGLTVAAG from the coding sequence ATGTCTGACTCTGCACTCCCCGCCTCGGCGACCCCTGCGCACGGAGGCCCGCCCGGCACCACGACGACGGCGGAGCGCGCCGCGTGGGAGCCGATCGGGCACGACCGCCCGGTCCGCGCCGCGATCATCGGCACCGGCGCCGTGGCCCACCTCCACGCGCAGGCCCTCGCCCTCGACCCGCTGGCCGAGCTCGTCGCGTGCTCCAACCGCAACGCCGAGCGGCGCGAGGCCTTCGCGGACCGGTACGCGGTCCCGGGGCGCTACGAGACCCTCGAGGAGCTGCTCGCGGCCGAGACCGTCGACGTCGTGCACCTGTGCACCCCGCCGGACCTGCACCGCGAGCAGACGCTCCAGGCGGTCGCGGCCGGCGTGCACGTGGTGTGCGAGAAGCCCCCGGCACTGTCCCTCGCCGAGCTCGACGACATGCAGGAGGCCTGCGACGAGGCCGGCCTGGCCTTCGCCATCATCTTCCAGCAGCGCACCGGCACCGGGGCGGCGCACGTCCGGGACCTCCTGCGGTCAGGCGCGCTCGGCCGGCCGCTCATCGCCCAGTGCGAGACGCTCTGGTACCGCGGGACCGACTACTACGCCGTCGACTGGCGCGGCCGCTGGGACACCGAGGGCGGAGGGACGACGCTCGGGCACGGGATCCACCAGATGGACCTGCTCGCGCACCTGCTCGGGGACTGGCAGGAGATCAGCGCCCAGACGTGGCGCCTCGACCGCGAGACCGACATGGAGGACGCGTCGACCGCGACCATCCTGTTCCGCAACGGCGTCGTCGCGACCGCGGTGTCCTCGACGCTATGCCCGCGCGAGACCAGCCACGTGCGGGTCGACTGCGAGCGCGCGACCATCGAGGTCGAGCACCTCTACGGGCACGCGACCGAGAACTGGCGGATCACCCCGGCGCCGGTCGTGCCGGCAGAGGAGGCGGCCGGGTGGGCGTTCCCCGAGGAGGACGAGCCCAGCGGGCACATCCCCCTGATCCGCGAGACCTTCCGCGCGCTGCGCGAGGGGACCGTGCTGCCCGACGTCGCGTCGTCGGCCCGTCGTCCCCTCGAGATCGTCACGGCGATCTACGCCTCCGCCGACGCCGGCGGACGACGCATCACCGCCGCCGAGCTCCGCGAGACCGGCGTGCTGTCCCGCGGCCTCGAGAGCACCGTGCGCGACCCGCGCGCCGAGCTGGGGCTGACCGTCGCGGCCGGCTGA
- a CDS encoding LacI family DNA-binding transcriptional regulator produces the protein MTTPTARKRSSISDVARAAGVSVGTVSNVLNRPDRVSPTTRERVEAAIGELHFVPNGSARQLRAGTITTVGAIVLDIGNPFFTEVARGIEDRLAEDDFTLMLASSDEDPDREARYLKLFEEHGVHGVLVVPSTDDIEPLLELRARGVNVVLLDATSPVPDISSAAVNDVVGGQLAGNHLVAEGHTHIAFVNGAHSIRQCGDRHAGLLRALDAAGLDPATHLTEITASALNADGGEAAMRHLLATTTAGVDRPTAVFCVNDLVALGVQRTLRAEGIAMPGEMAVVGYDDVNFAGELATPLTSVRQPTHQLGYRAADLLLSQHTQGDRFRHEQVQFQPELIVRASSHAG, from the coding sequence GTGACCACGCCCACTGCGCGCAAGCGGAGCTCCATCAGCGACGTCGCGCGAGCCGCCGGCGTCTCGGTCGGGACCGTCTCGAACGTCCTCAACCGGCCCGACCGCGTCTCCCCCACGACCCGCGAGCGCGTCGAGGCCGCCATCGGCGAGCTGCACTTCGTGCCCAACGGCTCGGCCCGTCAGCTGCGTGCGGGGACCATCACGACGGTCGGCGCGATCGTCCTGGACATCGGCAACCCGTTCTTCACCGAGGTGGCCCGCGGCATCGAGGACCGCCTCGCCGAGGACGACTTCACGCTCATGCTGGCGAGCTCGGACGAGGACCCGGACCGTGAGGCCCGCTACCTCAAGCTGTTCGAGGAGCACGGCGTGCACGGGGTCCTCGTCGTCCCCTCGACGGACGACATCGAGCCGCTGCTCGAGCTGCGCGCCCGAGGAGTCAACGTGGTGCTGCTCGACGCGACCTCCCCCGTCCCCGACATCTCGTCCGCCGCGGTCAACGACGTCGTCGGCGGGCAGCTCGCCGGGAACCACCTCGTCGCGGAGGGACACACGCACATCGCCTTCGTCAACGGCGCGCACAGCATCCGGCAGTGCGGCGACCGCCACGCCGGCCTGCTCCGCGCGCTCGACGCCGCCGGCCTCGACCCGGCGACGCACCTCACCGAGATCACCGCCTCCGCCCTCAACGCCGACGGCGGCGAGGCCGCGATGCGCCACCTGCTCGCCACGACCACGGCCGGCGTCGACCGGCCGACCGCCGTGTTCTGCGTCAACGACCTCGTGGCGCTCGGAGTCCAGCGCACGCTGCGCGCCGAGGGCATCGCGATGCCCGGCGAGATGGCCGTGGTCGGGTACGACGACGTGAACTTCGCCGGCGAGCTCGCCACCCCGCTCACCTCGGTCCGCCAGCCCACCCACCAGCTCGGGTACCGGGCCGCCGACCTGCTGCTGTCCCAGCACACGCAGGGCGACCGGTTCCGGCACGAGCAGGTGCAGTTCCAGCCCGAGCTGATCGTCCGCGCGTCGAGCCACGCCGGCTGA
- a CDS encoding L-rhamnose mutarotase: MCFVSQVDPARLDEYRAHHAAVWPEMLEALRDCGWRDYHLFLSPEGLLVGFVDVDDYEQVQAAMGRTAVNARWQAEMGQFFVSDETAPDEGMVRLDQVFHLEAQLADAGLPTR, from the coding sequence GTGTGCTTCGTGTCCCAGGTCGACCCCGCCCGGCTCGACGAGTACCGCGCGCATCATGCCGCCGTGTGGCCCGAGATGCTCGAGGCCCTGCGCGACTGCGGGTGGCGCGACTACCACCTGTTCCTGTCGCCCGAGGGTCTCCTTGTGGGGTTCGTCGACGTCGACGACTACGAGCAGGTCCAGGCGGCGATGGGGCGGACCGCGGTGAACGCCCGCTGGCAGGCCGAGATGGGGCAGTTCTTCGTGTCTGACGAGACCGCCCCCGACGAGGGCATGGTGCGCCTCGACCAGGTGTTCCACCTCGAGGCGCAGCTCGCGGACGCCGGTCTCCCGACGCGCTGA
- the rhaI gene encoding L-rhamnose isomerase — protein sequence MSHAELSADARTALLAQTIELPSWAFGNSGTRFKVFAQEGVPRDPFEKIADAAQVNRYTATAPRVSLHIPWDLTDDYEKLSAHAKDLGVEIGAINSNLFQDDAYMLGSLTHPDPVVRKKAVEHHLQCIDVMRATGSTDLKLWLPDGLNYPGQDNLRARQDRLADGLAEIYAALDPQHRLVVEYKFFEPSFYATDIPDWGTALLHCLALGPQAVVVLDTGHHAPGTNIEFIVAQLLRQGRLGAFDFNSRFYADDDLMVGAADPFQLFRIMHEIVQAGALAPDSGVNFMLDQCHNIEPKIPAQIRSVMNVQEATAKALLVDAAALDTAQQSGDVLGANGALMDAYNTDVRPLLAGLREEQGLHPDPLAAYAASGYAEKIVAERVGGTQAGWGA from the coding sequence ATGTCACACGCTGAACTGAGCGCCGACGCGCGCACCGCGCTGCTCGCGCAGACCATAGAGCTGCCCTCCTGGGCCTTCGGCAACTCCGGGACCCGGTTCAAGGTGTTCGCGCAGGAGGGTGTCCCACGTGACCCCTTCGAGAAGATCGCGGACGCTGCACAGGTGAATCGATACACGGCGACGGCGCCGCGCGTCTCCCTGCACATCCCGTGGGACCTCACCGACGACTACGAGAAGCTCTCCGCGCACGCGAAGGACCTCGGCGTCGAGATCGGTGCCATCAACTCGAACCTCTTCCAGGACGACGCCTACATGCTCGGGTCGCTCACGCACCCCGACCCCGTCGTCCGCAAGAAGGCCGTCGAGCACCACCTCCAGTGCATCGACGTCATGCGCGCCACCGGCTCGACCGACCTCAAGCTCTGGCTGCCCGACGGCCTCAACTACCCGGGCCAGGACAACCTCCGCGCCCGTCAGGACCGCCTCGCCGACGGTCTCGCGGAGATCTACGCGGCCCTCGACCCCCAGCACCGGCTGGTCGTGGAGTACAAGTTCTTCGAGCCGTCCTTCTACGCCACCGACATCCCCGACTGGGGCACCGCGCTGCTGCACTGCCTCGCCCTCGGCCCGCAGGCCGTCGTCGTCCTCGACACCGGGCACCACGCCCCGGGCACCAACATCGAGTTCATCGTCGCCCAGCTGCTGCGCCAGGGACGCCTCGGCGCCTTCGACTTCAACTCGCGCTTCTACGCCGACGACGACCTCATGGTCGGTGCCGCCGACCCGTTCCAGCTGTTCCGGATCATGCACGAGATCGTCCAGGCGGGTGCGCTCGCGCCCGACTCGGGCGTCAACTTCATGCTCGACCAGTGCCACAACATCGAGCCCAAGATCCCCGCGCAGATCCGCTCGGTGATGAACGTCCAGGAGGCCACCGCCAAGGCGCTCCTCGTCGACGCCGCCGCCCTCGACACCGCGCAGCAGTCCGGTGACGTGCTCGGCGCGAACGGCGCGCTCATGGACGCCTACAACACCGACGTCCGTCCGCTGCTCGCCGGTCTCCGCGAGGAGCAGGGCCTGCACCCGGACCCGCTCGCCGCCTACGCCGCGTCGGGCTACGCCGAGAAGATCGTCGCCGAGCGTGTCGGCGGCACGCAGGCCGGATGGGGAGCCTGA